ACCTTCAAACAATTGACTCATTTCCGATCTCAAACGAACCTTTTTCCGGAGTGTCGAATAACGAAGAAAACCCACAAAATCCCTGAAAGAACAACAATATTAAGATAAATAGCTGACAGGTGCTGGAATTACCCAATAATCAGCACCATATATTATAAACACAGCTAataggagcaaaaaaaatcaaacaaaattaaataaattactttTCTGTAACAAAATTTACAACAATTCAACAAAACCATACTTCGAAATGAAAGATTCTAGAACAAATCTATCAAAATAATTTATGTAAAATCAcagcaaaaatcacaaaattcatGTGAGCTCACATCAGTCTGTTTTCCTATCACCTTACCACAGAAATGAGAATTTGTAAAAAGTggtatttttccatttattttattcgtgATCCTGTCCAAAGTTTTCAAATAGAATTTCATATCTTATCCAAAAAATTTGCTTATTTCTCAAGTCCCTTTTTTTACATTAGGTCTAGGTATAGCCCAATGATACAATTATTGAGTGAATGCTCACGTAAATGGTTTCCGCTGTCAAACTCCATTTTTCGCAAATGAATTTCAATGTGAAACACATTTTCGCAAACAATTCGTTGAAAGCTATCTGATGTaactttttccaaataaatttttaaggGAATAAAAAACCAACGGTTACAATTACcatcatttagaaaaaaaatcaacgcaGAGCATTGTACTTTTTGAAACAACTACCGTTACTCTTTTAGTTGGCGATCTCATTTCCTGGGAATTATTCggtaaaaaagaagatgggATGGACGTCGCGTTTATTTCCTCCAACGCCTTTATTGCTCGCCTTGTCCGAAGAGCGCCAGGAAGAGTGAAAGAGACCTTCACCTAGAATTTATTCAACACCTCTTAAGCAAATGCTGtcgttatttttcttcgagaaacaTGTCTCAGCACCAATTTCACAACAtcgagacgaaaaaaaaatcgacataCTGGAGAAAATATAAATGGACTCTGCTTGAGTAGATTCTTTCCAGGGTTAGTTCCAACTCCACGAACATTCTGATCAATGCATAGACGACGCGCCTTCGATGGTCTCTGCTTCAGCGGACTCTCGTCTTCCAAAGGTCTTTTCAGGCGAACTCCTCCTTTTCGATGAGTTATGGGTTCTTTGACTGGGCTTGGAGGAAACTGCGCAAAGTACTCCTCTGCAATACTGCTCTTGGTAAGAATCAtctctattttctttgaaattaaccACTACTTCAATCCATAATCTTGCACGTTTCTATTGTCGTTAACTTGCGACCAAAAGTTTCCTATTTTATGCTTTTATGCAATCTTCTACAACTAACTTCCTCGTCATATTGGAGGAAGATAAAGAGTAAGAGATCAGTGAATGATCATAGATGcaatagtcggagccggtgctctgacccccttcacttttggacggctggcgaaaggacccccttcacttgagctgcaccccatgagctgaacCCAATTCACCTGAGGAAAGTCTAGCTTCTCCCTATCGTACCTATGTGAATGATTCCTCGACAAATCGAATTATTCCcagaattttcaacatttccgAAGATAGCTTTTACCAAAATAAGTAAAgatgaataacaaaaacaaaataataacaatagctAATGAGATCACATTCAGCCGAACACTCGCACAGAAACACGTTTCCAAGATACGACAGAGGAGCGTACATATCCTACAAGGTTTTATAAATTGTCGTCAGATGTGCTTCGCATTCGTATTCGTCTCCTCTGGTCTTATCTTTCCTCAAGCTTAGTATCTGATAATAGATAATTCTAAGATTATGAGAGATTAAAATTAACTGTTAATCTGTTTGGTAAgtgaataaaacaaagaaaccacATTTCTCAATAGGTAAAAGTTCCATAATGAAGTAATCCCATTAATTTCTActagtgtttctttttttctaaaaaaaaatctctttgatTTCAGCTCGAAATTTAACCCTCTTGAATTCCTGACGATGACTGTGCTGATTAAATGATGCACAACTTTAATCACTCATCTATACAGAAAACTGACGTCAATATAGAGTTCGCCAAACTCTTTGAGGCGTGatgtaataatttttataaaaataacttttagTTTGCTCCATGTTCGTTAtacaaaaattcatttcctATCCATAAAACACTATGTGTCGAAAGTTATCCCTAAAGAATAAGTAATTTGGGTGcgtttctcaaaaaataaacagttaacaaaataaacaaaggcTGACATAAACTACAGCAATTGGATGGGCAACGGTGCAACAGCAACCTTTCAAAATTCAGATTTTTATCCTCATAGAATCAGCGCAAGCTCTCCAATAATAATTTGAATAccaaaattcagaaataataaaattattcaagTGACTTTCGCTGCTAGAATCAgtgcaataaaaaaacatgaaagacaagagggaaagaaaataatctaAATGTTGACCACACTTGGAAAAATAAGTCAACAAATACCAGATAAGAAAAGGAATTGTACTAAGTCCAAATAAACatagaattttggaaaattaacgtattttctaaaaaaataaatctacctttttgaaaatgtgacGTCATCTTAAGTACTCCCGTCGGAAGCTACTATCTGATATTTCCCGATATCTCGAAGGGATAAATTTCTATAATTCCTCATCATGAATGCTCGTCAAAAACCCCTGTAGATGTTTTAGAGGACGAGCCATCTTAGGTGGGATTGTTTAACTCTTCAAATCTAGCTTCAAAGTGTTCTCCTctcgaagcaaaaaaaagtctggtAGGCATTTCGTAGCATAAAAAGTCGACCACTTAGGTGACAAACCACTTCCAATTTGATGGCGTTCCATTAGgagatataaataaataaataaataaataaataaataaatgaataaatatatatatacatatatatatatatataaatatatatatatatatatatatatataattcgCACAACTTTCCCCACCCGTTCACTTACACTACGTTTTCTTATAGGAAAAAAGGGTCAGCTGAGGAAACGGGATAGAAAAGTGGCTGCAaccggaaaaaaagatgagtcGCAAAGAGGAATACCTCTGTATTACGCAGGAACTCGCGCCCTATTTAAGCccgatatttgattgcgctagtcacctcacaacaggtatctagcagtgacAGGATAGTCAATTGATCCTAAGGCACGCTTTTCTCTtctactggtagctatgaggcccaacagcaaacgtaggactttctttgttaggcggataaggcgtttgatcggattaatcacgttcAATTTCACCCTTCGAGCCTTTGGaaaaggcgatattgccgaaacgttagccacgaatgaAGGATgctaacaacctcgtgtccggctcaattaaagaaatcaattacGGAAAAAAGATGGTTCTTGAAATGTCGCTGCTTTTTACACGGATGTATTCCGAAGGATACATTTCTTTCGCATTAGTAGAAACCATAACGTAATATCTCGCCATTAtcgaacaaattttcaaaatgagtGTTCGACTACAATATTTTGCATAATCCTCTAACTTAACAGTGTTTTTGTAGGTTTGAAGAACTCGTACTGCTACTAAAGCTTTCTAAATTAATTCACAGAATAAAAAGACATTTTTATctcaaaataagcaaaaaccCAACTACAGgtccaaaaattttgttttcaccgTTGAAGACTGAtagctggagaaaaaaaaaacgaaattataATTTCCATTCTAGATGAATTACTCCATTAAAACCAAAAAGTAAGGATGGATAGCTACACAAGTACAACAGTTTTTCAAGTCCCCGCAAAGAGAAATCGCACATCCAACTCGCAAACTTCTGGTGCGCGTTTTCCAAAGTAGTTCCAAACCCctctttcttacttttatttcttactaaAAACTACTAATATCGCATTTCAGGTCTTTGAATGAAcaaggaaatagaaatagataaAGTCGACGAAGAAATGTGAAAGCTCATGGTAGTTGTaacataaaaaagaggaaagctGTTCGGTGCGAATAAGACATACACATCTTATACCAATTTGAGGATGCTTTACAATTGCAGATAACGAAGTTGCATGATTGAACTGGCTGTCTCACCTCTTCTATGCTGGGTTTTAGAAGATTAGAAGTGGTACCATAGGACAGCatcacagaagaaaaagcaaaaaaaccaACCTCTTACATGACTCGGTGCTAATCCGTAGTCGCTTTTTTTGGGAGACTCTCCGTGAATTTCCTTGAAAGCTGCGCTCCATTTCCTTACAGCAGCCATCCTGAAAGCAACCCTGCGGAAGCtccaaaaaggaagaaaatcgatAAAGTCTGACAAGTATTCAAACGTTAGGAATAAGCCTTCGATCACCTTTTAGAAGGTGATGGATAGGTCTTCCACATACACTCTCCGATGTCTAGAACAAAAAAGCGAGTAATCAGCAGACTCAACTTAGTTCAGTATGGGCTTGAGAAGAATTATCAACTGAGTTGGTGGCATCAGGTCAATGAACTTACTCcgctctttttcattttttacagtGTTTGGGCACAACTTAGTAAGAGTGGCAAAGCTACATCGAAACTTGTCAGTGTCGGTACTAAAAATAAACACCTTGTTATATCAAAActcgggaaaaaaataaattcatggAAGAGAAGGACTGGGGTTGATAAAAAAAGACCCTCTAAGCGCAATTCAATTTAACATTACTATTCTAAATTGAAACATTCTACAGACACGCAATTTCTCGCCAATGCACTTTTTCTGCTGATGACGTCATCACCACAATGACGGCCAATGACATCAGCAGTTCGTTCAAATGAACGAAATTCGCGCGTactcacaagaaaaaacactgcAGCCGCATTTGGGGCGAACATCAATTACCAGTTGCCACTTTGTTTGAACAGAGAGTGATCATTCGTTGACGTCATCAACTTCCTTTCCTTTAGACAAATAAGTACACAATGAATCACCAACGATGCAGTTTTCGGCGAGTGCATACGTTGGACTAGAAGAACGTTAGCAATAACAttcgaaagaaagaagtaaTGACTGGATTTTCTAAAGACAGATTgtgcgttttttcttctgcaaggAAACAATGAAACAGGCCGAAACCGTCAATGAAAGAGAAGACGACATAGAAGGactaggataaaaaaaatagcaactgGTAATAAGACGACAATACTTCtttcataaaaagaaaattctgt
The Necator americanus strain Aroian chromosome I, whole genome shotgun sequence genome window above contains:
- a CDS encoding hypothetical protein (NECATOR_CHRI.G1894.T1) yields the protein MHSPKTASLVIHCVLICLKERKLMTSTNDHSLFKQSGNCTDTDKFRCSFATLTKLCPNTVKNEKERNIGECMWKTYPSPSKRMAAVRKWSAAFKEIHGESPKKSDYGLAPSHVREEYFAQFPPSPVKEPITHRKGGVRLKRPLEDESPLKQRPSKARRLCIDQNVRGVGTNPGKNLLKQSPFIFSPVKVSFTLPGALRTRRAIKALEEINATSIPSSFLPNNSQEMRSPTKRVTGFCGFSSLFDTPEKGQPTSWGDISPQKVIAPPTTLGIPMRSPRKPIVHKEILVKNVECLLLPTPEKRNREEELKPFEPEDIPSKKKTFIGLSKNEVAAAFDPKTGKILKRAFKRSAPVATQKKKKVEGNFVRINMKKKSFTRGKVSAEQKRKLRRKQNWRKRISERV
- a CDS encoding hypothetical protein (NECATOR_CHRI.G1894.T2): MVRLACQLGMAAVRKWSAAFKEIHGESPKKSDYGLAPSHVREEYFAQFPPSPVKEPITHRKGGVRLKRPLEDESPLKQRPSKARRLCIDQNVRGVGTNPGKNLLKQSPFIFSPVKVSFTLPGALRTRRAIKALEEINATSIPSSFLPNNSQEMRSPTKRVTGFCGFSSLFDTPEKGQPTSWGDISPQKVIAPPTTLGIPMRSPRKPIVHKEILVKNVECLLLPTPEKRNREEELKPFEPEDIPSKKKTFIGLSKNEVAAAFDPKTGKILKRAFKRSAPVATQKKKKVEGNFVRINMKKKSFTRGKVSAEQKRKLRRKQNWRKRISERV